The DNA sequence GATCATCAGCCCGCGCACGCCGTCGGCCTCGGCGGCCAGGTGCACCGCGATCGCCGCGCCCAGCGAATGGCCAAACAGGTAGCGCGGCCGCCCCGGGTGATGCCGCGCCAGCCAGTCCCAGGCGGCACGGGCGTCCTCGAGCGCGAGGGCCTCCGAGGGCAGCGCCGGCGTGCTGCGGCCGAAGCCGCGGTAGTCCACCGCCAGCACCGAGAAGCCCAGCGACTGCATGCGCCGCATGCGCGGGGCGCTGCCGGTCACGCCCCAGCGCGCCCCGTGCAGGTACAGCAGCAGCGGCGCCTCCGGGTCGGGATGCGGATGCCACAACGCGTGCAGCCGCACCGGTTCGCCGGTGACCTGCGAGGTGAACTCGATCCAGGCGTCCTCCATGCCTTCGGCGGCGTACAGCCCGCCCTGCCAGGCTTGGGTCTGCGGCTGGAAGATCCAGCGGCGCTGCTGCTGGTCCAGCACGTGGCAGCCGCCCAGCAGCGCGAAGGCCAGCACGAGCAGCAGCGCGAGGCGCCAGCGATGGGCCAGGAGGAGCTTCATGGCATGCGATGACTCCCGGGCGCGGGAGAAAGTTTCAGCGGGGCGCGGCCGGCCATGCGTCGTCGATGCCGGGGCGCTCAGCGCCCGCGCAGGAACAGCGCATCCAGCTCGCGCAACGTCAGCTGCCGCCAGGTCGGGCGGCCGTGGTTGCACTGGTCGGCGCGTTCGGTGCGCTCCATGTCGCGCAACAGCGCGTTCATCTCGTCCAGCGTCAGGTGCCGGTTGGCGCGCACCGCGCCGTGGCAGGCCATGGTCGCGAGCAGCTCGTGCTGGGCGCGCTCGATCACGTTGCTGGCGTCGTATTGCGCCAGCTCGGCGAGCACGCTGCGCGCCAGCTCGACCACGTCGGCGTCGGCCAGCGCCGCGGGGCGCGAGCGCACCGCCAGCGTGCCCGGGCCGAGCGGCGTGACGTCCAGCCCCAGCGTCAGCAGCGCCTCGCGCTGCGCCTCGGCGGTGGCCACCTCCTGCGGCGTGGCGGCGAAGGTGGCCGGGATCAGCAGCGGCTGCGCCTCGATGCGCTGCGCCGCGAGGTTGCTCTTGAGCCGCTCGTAGACGATGCGCTCGTGCGCCGCGTGCATGTCGACGATCACCAGCCCGTGGGCATTCTCGGCCAGCACGTAGATGCCGCCGACCTGCGCGATCGCGCGTCCGAGCGGCCAGGCGTCCGGGTCGGACCAGCCGGGCTGCGGGGCTGCCGTGGCGGGGGCGGGCGCGGGGGACGCGGCAGCGCCCACGGCCCAGGCGGGCGGGGCCTCCTGCGCATACAGCAGCGCGGCCTGCTGCAGGCCCAGGCTGCCTTGCACGGCAGGCGGCGCCCAGGCCGCCTGCGGGGCGCGTCCCGGCGCGCCCGCAGGCTCACCGCGGCCCGCGGGCCAGGCCAGGGTGGGTGCGGCGCTGCCGTCGCCGGCCGGCACCGCACGCGAGGCCGCCAGCGCGGCATCCACCGCATGGCGCACCGCCTGGTGCACCTCGCGCGACTCGCGGAAGCGCACCTCGATCTTGGTCGGGTGCACGTTGACGTCGACCCGCTCGGGCGGGATCTCGACGAACAGCACGTAGGTCGGCTGGCGGCTGCCGTGCAGCACGTCCTCGTAGGCCGAGCGCACGCCGTGCGCGAGCAGCTTGTCGCGCACGTAGCGGCCGTTGACGTAGCAGTACTGCTGGTCGGCGCGGGCGCGCGCGGCATCGGGCACGCCGGCGCGGCCGGTGATGCGCACCGGGCCGACCTGCGCGTCGACCGTGCGGCTCTGCGCGATGAAGTCCTCGCCAAGCACGTCCTTCAGGCGTTGCTCGGGGGTGCCGCGGCGCCATTGCTCGACCAGCTTGCCCTCGTGCCAGACGGCGAAGCTCACGTCCGGGCGCGCCAGGGCATGGCGGCGCACCGCCTCGATGCAGTGCGCCAGCTCGGTGGCCTCGGTCTTGAGGAACTT is a window from the Caldimonas thermodepolymerans genome containing:
- a CDS encoding alpha/beta hydrolase, with the protein product MKLLLAHRWRLALLLVLAFALLGGCHVLDQQQRRWIFQPQTQAWQGGLYAAEGMEDAWIEFTSQVTGEPVRLHALWHPHPDPEAPLLLYLHGARWGVTGSAPRMRRMQSLGFSVLAVDYRGFGRSTPALPSEALALEDARAAWDWLARHHPGRPRYLFGHSLGAAIAVHLAAEADGVRGLMIENGFTSVADVFSTMRWGWLPVRWLITQRFDAAQHIGRVRAPVLVVHGSEDTLIRPELGRALYERAPGPKRWVLVEGGTHHSTNAIALGHYEEALRDLFGWTR
- the mutL gene encoding DNA mismatch repair endonuclease MutL gives rise to the protein MSAAPAPAPRRPIRELPDELISQIAAGEVVERPASVVRELVDNALDAGATEVTVKLLAGGIRSVVVEDDGCGIPADELPMALRRHATSKIASLPELESVATMGFRGEALAAIASVAEVALLSRTAEAAHAWRLDARSGELSPAARGRGTSVEVRELFFNTPARRKFLKTEATELAHCIEAVRRHALARPDVSFAVWHEGKLVEQWRRGTPEQRLKDVLGEDFIAQSRTVDAQVGPVRITGRAGVPDAARARADQQYCYVNGRYVRDKLLAHGVRSAYEDVLHGSRQPTYVLFVEIPPERVDVNVHPTKIEVRFRESREVHQAVRHAVDAALAASRAVPAGDGSAAPTLAWPAGRGEPAGAPGRAPQAAWAPPAVQGSLGLQQAALLYAQEAPPAWAVGAAASPAPAPATAAPQPGWSDPDAWPLGRAIAQVGGIYVLAENAHGLVIVDMHAAHERIVYERLKSNLAAQRIEAQPLLIPATFAATPQEVATAEAQREALLTLGLDVTPLGPGTLAVRSRPAALADADVVELARSVLAELAQYDASNVIERAQHELLATMACHGAVRANRHLTLDEMNALLRDMERTERADQCNHGRPTWRQLTLRELDALFLRGR